The Devosia sp. YIM 151766 genome includes a region encoding these proteins:
- a CDS encoding BadF/BadG/BcrA/BcrD ATPase family protein, whose product MTTASTGRPTRLGIDIGGTGSRWVACDLEGRELARGRADGATAHIFNGAERLRLTAALADIAAQLCSHGLSPTRVRAGLTGYGAGVESEAQTLFAAAFGVPASIVDDITTAYLAVYRPGEGHVVSAGTGSFGVHMAVDGAQIRVGGRGILVDDAGSGSWIALRAIERLYRAYDRDGNFDAMPRMAHHIFEMVGGREWGNVREFVYSGNRGRIGTLAIAVGRAAHDQDPAAIELLSRAGAELAAIARTLILRIGPLPLAFIGGALDLHPIIKQTIGANLDGHSLDFPESDPALTAARQV is encoded by the coding sequence ATGACAACCGCCTCAACAGGCCGGCCGACCCGTCTCGGCATAGACATTGGCGGCACGGGGAGCCGTTGGGTCGCCTGCGACCTGGAGGGAAGAGAATTGGCGCGCGGACGCGCCGATGGCGCGACAGCCCATATTTTCAACGGAGCGGAACGTCTGCGCCTCACGGCGGCGCTCGCCGATATCGCGGCCCAGCTTTGCTCGCATGGTCTTTCGCCGACGCGGGTCCGGGCTGGTCTCACCGGCTATGGCGCCGGTGTGGAGAGCGAGGCGCAAACTCTATTCGCGGCGGCCTTCGGGGTTCCGGCAAGCATCGTCGATGATATCACGACGGCCTATCTCGCCGTGTATCGGCCGGGGGAAGGCCATGTTGTTTCCGCCGGAACCGGGTCCTTTGGGGTCCATATGGCGGTTGATGGCGCCCAGATCCGCGTCGGGGGCCGTGGCATTCTGGTCGATGATGCCGGGTCCGGCAGCTGGATCGCGCTCCGGGCAATCGAGCGCCTTTATCGTGCCTATGACAGAGACGGAAATTTCGACGCCATGCCCCGTATGGCCCACCATATTTTCGAGATGGTGGGGGGCAGGGAATGGGGAAACGTGCGCGAATTCGTCTATTCCGGCAATCGTGGGCGGATCGGAACCCTGGCCATCGCCGTGGGCCGCGCTGCACACGATCAGGACCCCGCCGCAATTGAACTCCTGAGCCGCGCCGGCGCGGAGCTGGCGGCGATCGCCAGAACGCTGATCCTGCGAATTGGCCCTCTCCCGCTTGCCTTTATTGGCGGGGCACTCGATTTGCACCCTATTATCAAGCAAACCATAGGCGCCAATCTCGATGGCCATAGCCTCGATTTTCCTGAATCGGACCCCGCCCTGACAGCCGCCCGGCAGGTCTGA
- the dusA gene encoding tRNA dihydrouridine(20/20a) synthase DusA, which translates to MINQSRRFSVAPMMDWTDRHCRVLHRLLTRHGLLFTEMVNSGAIVHGDAERHLRFAAVEHPIALQIGGADPAELAAATRIADGFGYDEINLNVGCPSDRVQSGRFGACLMAVPDLVAECVRAMRGATDKPVTVKCRIGIDDQDIEESLDRFADKMAEAGVAALYVHARKAWLQGLSPKENRTIPPLDYPRVYRLRQRLAPLPMMINGGIETLDQAETHLEHMDGVMLGRAAYHNPMLLAEIDARIFGDDREVPDLAEIMRAMAEYAETQLTSGVRLNNIARHMLGLANGRRGARQFRQILSVDACRPNAGPEVLMRALELVEDQPMAAAS; encoded by the coding sequence ATGATCAATCAATCGCGTAGGTTCAGCGTGGCGCCGATGATGGACTGGACCGACAGGCATTGCCGGGTCCTGCATCGGCTGCTGACGCGCCATGGTTTGCTGTTCACCGAAATGGTCAATAGCGGAGCTATCGTGCATGGGGATGCCGAGCGGCATTTGCGCTTTGCGGCGGTGGAGCATCCCATTGCGCTTCAGATCGGCGGCGCCGATCCGGCCGAACTGGCGGCGGCGACGCGCATTGCCGATGGGTTCGGCTATGACGAAATCAACCTCAATGTCGGTTGTCCCTCCGACCGGGTGCAATCGGGCCGCTTCGGCGCCTGCCTGATGGCGGTGCCCGATCTCGTGGCCGAATGTGTCCGGGCCATGCGCGGCGCCACCGACAAGCCGGTCACGGTCAAATGCCGCATCGGCATCGACGACCAGGATATCGAGGAAAGCCTGGACCGCTTCGCCGACAAGATGGCGGAGGCGGGCGTCGCGGCGCTTTATGTTCATGCGCGCAAGGCCTGGCTGCAAGGACTGAGCCCCAAGGAAAACCGCACCATTCCGCCGCTGGATTATCCGCGCGTCTATCGCCTGCGCCAGCGCCTGGCGCCTTTGCCGATGATGATCAATGGCGGCATCGAGACGCTGGACCAGGCCGAGACGCATCTGGAGCATATGGATGGCGTGATGCTGGGCCGCGCCGCCTATCACAACCCGATGCTGCTGGCCGAAATCGATGCGCGCATTTTTGGCGATGACCGGGAGGTGCCGGACCTGGCGGAGATCATGCGGGCCATGGCCGAATATGCCGAGACGCAGCTCACCAGCGGCGTTCGTCTCAACAATATTGCCCGCCACATGCTCGGCCTGGCCAATGGCCGGCGCGGCGCGCGCCAGTTCCGTCAAATTCTCAGCGTGGATGCCTGCCGTCCCAATGCCGGCCCGGAAGTGTTGATGCGGGCGCTGGAACTGGTCGAGGACCAGCCCATGGCAGCAGCAAGCTAA
- a CDS encoding TIGR02281 family clan AA aspartic protease, with product MIFIGLALLIAIGIALMISADAGSLVGLSQVQTAQLVPLVIILIIFAGGLFARRHRAAELVGGVLLWVGIFAIAMITYAYRDEIMSVAGRVAGEMQPGVAMVDSGNGTATFRRGMGGHFEVRASINGHTTPMIFDTGASAVVLTIPDAEAAGIDTAGLRYVVPVSTANGRGLAARTRLNSIIVGGIERRNITAFVTEAGALETSLLGMTFLETLSRYSVTQNSLELAD from the coding sequence ATGATCTTCATCGGCCTGGCGCTGCTCATCGCCATCGGCATCGCCCTGATGATCAGCGCCGATGCCGGCAGCCTGGTCGGGCTGAGTCAGGTGCAGACGGCGCAATTGGTGCCGCTGGTCATCATCCTCATCATCTTTGCCGGCGGATTGTTCGCGCGGCGGCATCGCGCTGCCGAACTGGTGGGCGGCGTATTGCTCTGGGTCGGCATTTTCGCCATCGCCATGATCACCTATGCCTATCGCGACGAAATCATGAGCGTGGCGGGCCGCGTCGCCGGCGAAATGCAGCCTGGCGTCGCCATGGTGGATAGCGGCAATGGCACCGCCACCTTCCGGCGCGGCATGGGCGGGCATTTCGAAGTGCGTGCGAGCATCAACGGGCACACGACGCCGATGATTTTCGATACCGGCGCCAGCGCCGTGGTCCTGACCATTCCCGACGCCGAAGCGGCCGGCATCGACACGGCCGGATTGCGCTATGTCGTTCCCGTCTCCACCGCCAATGGACGCGGCCTGGCCGCGCGGACGCGGCTGAATTCCATCATTGTCGGCGGCATCGAGCGGCGCAATATCACCGCCTTCGTGACCGAAGCAGGTGCGCTCGAAACCAGCCTGCTCGGCATGACCTTCCTCGAAACGCTGAGCCGCTATTCGGTGACGCAGAACTCGCTGGAACTGGCGGATTGA
- a CDS encoding sugar ABC transporter permease, whose product MLQSIKRSNLLPLWLLGPVGLLLLVILIWPIMQGIALSFYNTRILTYSEGRFIGLANFNALFQDEYFWNSLRVTAIYGVASVSATYALGLGFALLLNREFAGRGLIRTIFILPWAIPEVVAVLIFVWMLDPQFGVLNYVFTSLGLISGPLPWLSQSHLALPALVALTAWQQFPLAMLILLAGLQMIPKEQYEAATIDGAGAVSRFFHVTLPALRSVNIILILLLTLNSFRRVTMIYAMTRGGPARSTETLSILTYNTAFEYQRIGYAAAVGTALLMILLFFSVVYFWATRQGKDA is encoded by the coding sequence ATGCTGCAATCCATAAAGCGATCGAATCTTCTGCCTCTATGGCTGTTGGGCCCGGTGGGATTGCTGCTCCTGGTGATCCTGATCTGGCCGATCATGCAGGGGATCGCCCTCAGCTTCTACAACACCAGAATTCTTACCTATTCCGAAGGTCGCTTCATCGGTTTGGCGAACTTCAATGCCCTGTTCCAGGACGAGTATTTCTGGAACTCCCTCAGGGTCACGGCCATCTATGGCGTCGCGTCGGTATCCGCGACTTATGCGCTCGGATTGGGCTTTGCCTTATTGCTGAACCGGGAATTTGCCGGTCGCGGCCTGATCCGGACGATTTTCATCCTGCCATGGGCCATTCCCGAAGTGGTCGCCGTTCTCATCTTTGTCTGGATGCTCGATCCGCAATTCGGCGTCCTGAACTATGTGTTCACGAGCCTGGGTTTGATCAGCGGACCGCTGCCCTGGCTTTCCCAGTCCCATCTGGCGTTGCCGGCCCTCGTCGCGCTCACGGCCTGGCAACAGTTTCCGCTTGCCATGCTGATCCTGCTGGCAGGGTTGCAGATGATCCCCAAGGAGCAATACGAGGCAGCCACCATTGACGGGGCCGGCGCCGTCTCGCGCTTCTTCCATGTCACGCTGCCCGCCCTGCGCTCGGTGAACATCATCCTCATTCTGCTGCTGACGCTGAACTCGTTCCGGCGCGTCACGATGATCTATGCCATGACCCGTGGCGGGCCGGCGCGCTCCACCGAGACGCTGTCCATCCTCACCTACAATACCGCCTTCGAATATCAACGGATCGGCTATGCCGCCGCAGTCGGCACGGCTTTGCTCATGATCCTGCTATTCTTCAGCGTGGTCTATTTCTGGGCCACCAGGCAAGGAAAGGACGCCTGA
- a CDS encoding Gfo/Idh/MocA family oxidoreductase — MKKGFALIGAGLFGQRHAQAYQRHPLVDFKYVCDLDEARAKAVAETYGAQAFTTDFNEIMADPDVIAVSVATPDPAHRAAVVAAAGAGKHILVEKPLATSVEDAEAMIAAADKAGVKLMVDFHNRANPPMVAARDAVARGDIGKPSYVYARLSNTVAVPRDMLKWSSQSSALWFLGSHMIDIVGWILDDKPVRAYVVSRDGILKEMGVDAPDFHVATVEYESGTVGVFEHAWILPDTYNTVKDLKIELLGSKGAINIDGSHNRTMELYTQQKGAFPDMLVPPFGPHLTGFVLDAVVHFVEAVLFDKPVLATGEEGLANTRIISALVEAARLGQPVQLPR; from the coding sequence ATGAAGAAGGGATTTGCCCTTATCGGCGCGGGATTGTTCGGTCAGCGGCATGCGCAGGCCTATCAGCGCCATCCCTTGGTGGATTTCAAATATGTTTGCGACCTGGACGAGGCGCGCGCCAAGGCCGTTGCGGAAACCTATGGCGCCCAGGCTTTCACGACGGATTTCAATGAAATCATGGCTGATCCCGATGTCATCGCTGTCTCGGTGGCCACGCCCGATCCTGCGCATCGCGCGGCTGTTGTGGCCGCCGCTGGGGCCGGCAAGCATATCCTGGTGGAAAAGCCGCTGGCGACGAGCGTGGAGGACGCCGAGGCCATGATTGCCGCGGCCGATAAGGCCGGCGTCAAGCTCATGGTGGACTTCCACAATCGCGCCAATCCGCCCATGGTGGCGGCGCGGGATGCCGTCGCCCGCGGCGATATCGGTAAGCCCTCCTATGTCTATGCCCGTTTGAGCAACACGGTGGCGGTGCCGCGCGACATGCTGAAATGGTCCAGCCAGTCTTCGGCCCTGTGGTTCCTGGGCAGCCATATGATCGACATCGTCGGCTGGATTCTCGATGACAAACCGGTGCGGGCCTATGTGGTTTCCCGCGATGGCATCCTCAAGGAAATGGGCGTCGATGCCCCCGATTTCCACGTTGCCACCGTCGAATATGAGAGCGGCACCGTCGGTGTGTTCGAACATGCCTGGATTCTGCCCGACACCTATAACACCGTCAAAGACCTCAAGATCGAATTGCTGGGCAGCAAGGGCGCCATCAACATCGACGGCTCGCACAACCGGACCATGGAACTCTACACGCAGCAGAAAGGGGCGTTCCCGGACATGCTGGTCCCCCCATTCGGCCCGCATTTGACCGGCTTCGTGCTCGATGCCGTGGTGCATTTCGTTGAAGCCGTGCTCTTCGACAAGCCGGTGCTCGCCACCGGCGAAGAGGGCCTGGCCAATACCAGGATCATCAGCGCCCTGGTCGAAGCCGCGCGTCTCGGCCAGCCAGTTCAATTGCCGCGATGA
- a CDS encoding sugar ABC transporter substrate-binding protein, with product MKTLVLSAMAALLLGSVSAQAQGVTLNVPSWMWEEGQVGEWFKRNTAEFEASSGNTVSATQIPSADFEKVVITQIAGGAVPDLMTAFTSMLPPMINAGTLAPLDQCIADGGFGDRLLKSVDFAKVDDVIYGVPVTMSPWSVVVNRKLLAEAGIEEMPRTVEELHAASLAVKEKTGAYGYAFGNDMAAPLHVYINSMQWVLGFGSDWSQPDGTITANDPRNIEAIGWVKRFLDEGLAPIGLGVIQARDLFVDGKVAIMFEGPWLMTQIQDQKPEMMADIDFEVVPTPTHAAVTGGAFFVIPAKASNPEQACELLTAYMDEEAQRRWLEDLLQIPGTTAEPSAEFLEENAWVGNMATIAAQYPGGIGYAPPGYLIDAGEFRQMVVDALSEIYSGRASVEDGLNTLQAKLENWSATL from the coding sequence ATGAAAACTTTGGTTCTATCGGCAATGGCGGCATTGCTGCTCGGCTCGGTCTCGGCGCAGGCTCAGGGTGTCACCCTCAATGTGCCGAGCTGGATGTGGGAAGAAGGGCAGGTTGGCGAATGGTTCAAGCGGAACACCGCCGAATTCGAAGCCTCCTCCGGCAACACGGTTTCCGCCACCCAGATTCCATCGGCCGACTTCGAAAAAGTCGTGATCACTCAGATCGCCGGCGGCGCCGTTCCCGACCTGATGACTGCCTTTACCAGCATGCTGCCCCCGATGATCAATGCCGGCACCCTGGCGCCGCTCGATCAATGTATCGCCGATGGCGGTTTCGGCGACCGGCTGCTCAAATCGGTCGATTTCGCCAAGGTCGATGACGTCATTTATGGCGTGCCGGTCACCATGAGCCCCTGGTCCGTGGTGGTGAACAGGAAGCTTCTTGCCGAGGCCGGCATCGAAGAAATGCCGCGTACCGTCGAGGAGCTTCATGCCGCCTCGCTCGCGGTCAAGGAAAAAACCGGCGCCTATGGCTATGCCTTCGGCAATGACATGGCAGCGCCCCTGCACGTCTATATCAATTCGATGCAATGGGTGCTCGGATTTGGCTCGGACTGGTCGCAGCCGGACGGAACCATCACCGCCAACGATCCCCGCAATATCGAGGCTATCGGCTGGGTGAAGCGTTTCCTCGATGAGGGTCTGGCGCCGATCGGTCTCGGCGTCATCCAGGCGCGCGACCTGTTCGTTGACGGCAAGGTCGCCATTATGTTTGAAGGCCCCTGGCTGATGACCCAGATCCAGGACCAGAAGCCGGAAATGATGGCGGATATCGATTTTGAGGTCGTGCCGACCCCGACCCATGCGGCGGTAACCGGCGGCGCGTTCTTCGTCATTCCGGCAAAGGCGTCGAACCCCGAACAGGCCTGTGAATTGTTGACGGCCTATATGGACGAGGAAGCCCAGCGCCGTTGGCTGGAAGACCTGCTACAGATTCCCGGCACCACGGCAGAACCCAGCGCCGAATTCCTCGAGGAGAACGCCTGGGTGGGCAATATGGCGACGATCGCCGCCCAATATCCCGGCGGCATCGGCTATGCGCCTCCCGGCTATCTGATCGATGCGGGCGAATTCCGCCAGATGGTTGTCGACGCCCTGTCCGAGATCTATTCCGGCCGCGCTTCAGTCGAAGACGGGCTGAACACTCTTCAGGCCAAGTTGGAAAACTGGTCGGCTACTCTGTAA
- the murQ gene encoding N-acetylmuramic acid 6-phosphate etherase — translation MTHHLLSELDQLISEARNPAAEGLDGASALELVGLMNQEDRRVAEAVEEVLPEIAQAVELVSAAFRAGGRLIYTGAGTSGRLGVLDASECPPTFGVDEAMVVGIIAGGDLALRHAMEGAEDDEAAAIEDLKRHQLKAQDVVVGLAASGRTPYVLAGLRYARSLGAVTIGITCNPGSPITEAAQLAIVPVVGPEVLTGSTRLKSGTAQKMVLNMLTTASMVRIGKTFGNLMVDMRATNDKLKARALRIIGQATDASLQEAEAALARADNNVKVAIFMVLSGLDAPEARQRLAQANGILRTALDASGAQAASK, via the coding sequence ATGACCCATCATCTGCTATCGGAACTCGATCAGTTGATCTCCGAGGCGAGAAACCCGGCGGCCGAAGGTCTCGATGGTGCCAGCGCGCTCGAACTGGTGGGGTTGATGAACCAGGAGGACCGTCGAGTCGCCGAGGCGGTCGAAGAAGTTCTTCCCGAAATCGCCCAGGCCGTGGAGCTTGTCAGCGCCGCTTTTCGTGCCGGCGGCCGCCTGATCTACACCGGCGCCGGCACCAGCGGGCGGCTCGGCGTCCTCGATGCGTCGGAATGTCCGCCGACATTCGGCGTCGACGAAGCAATGGTCGTGGGGATCATTGCCGGCGGCGACCTGGCGCTGCGCCACGCCATGGAAGGCGCCGAGGACGATGAGGCGGCCGCTATCGAGGACCTGAAAAGGCACCAGTTGAAGGCGCAGGATGTGGTCGTCGGCTTGGCTGCGTCCGGCCGTACGCCCTATGTGCTGGCGGGCCTGCGCTATGCCAGGTCGCTCGGGGCCGTAACCATCGGCATCACCTGCAATCCGGGATCGCCCATCACCGAAGCCGCGCAATTGGCCATCGTGCCGGTGGTGGGGCCGGAAGTGTTGACCGGCTCGACCCGGCTCAAATCAGGCACGGCCCAGAAAATGGTGCTCAACATGCTGACGACGGCCAGCATGGTCCGCATCGGCAAGACCTTTGGCAATCTCATGGTCGACATGCGCGCGACCAATGACAAGCTCAAGGCCCGCGCCTTGCGCATTATCGGCCAGGCGACCGATGCCTCGCTTCAGGAGGCGGAAGCGGCGCTGGCCCGGGCCGACAACAACGTCAAGGTCGCCATCTTCATGGTCCTGTCGGGCCTCGATGCGCCCGAGGCGCGGCAGCGGCTCGCGCAGGCGAACGGAATTCTGCGAACGGCACTGGATGCATCCGGTGCCCAAGCAGCCAGCAAATAA
- a CDS encoding adenosylcobinamide-GDP ribazoletransferase, producing MQLTREAPETEQHPAADPAREDDDRPGPRPGGFGFRGDLVMALRFFSRLPTGRHRHEKPDLGRIAPALPLASLIMGIVPVLLLAGGIWAGLPPYFAAALAVAAMVLVGGGMMEDALADAADGLFGGFTPERRLDILKDSRHGTYGVAALCLFLLLRVTALGSLAALDPLAAGGLWLAANIAGRSGALWLAVALPPARADGASAAAGALPASRFAIGAALAMLLVLAIGAPASSLLGVMSALLLVALIVPFWSAVCRRLVGGQTGDLIGAGGGLGEIAALAMLLIFA from the coding sequence TTGCAATTGACGCGAGAGGCGCCCGAGACCGAGCAGCATCCCGCAGCCGACCCGGCCCGAGAGGACGACGACCGGCCCGGTCCGCGGCCCGGCGGCTTCGGGTTCAGGGGCGATCTAGTCATGGCGCTGCGCTTCTTTTCGCGCCTGCCGACCGGCCGGCATCGTCACGAAAAACCCGATCTCGGCCGCATCGCCCCGGCGCTGCCGCTGGCCTCCCTCATCATGGGCATTGTCCCCGTTCTCTTGCTGGCCGGCGGCATCTGGGCGGGCCTGCCGCCCTATTTCGCCGCCGCCCTTGCCGTTGCCGCCATGGTGCTGGTTGGCGGCGGCATGATGGAGGATGCACTGGCCGACGCGGCCGACGGGCTGTTTGGCGGCTTCACGCCGGAGCGGCGGCTCGATATCCTCAAGGATAGCCGGCACGGCACCTATGGCGTCGCCGCCCTCTGTCTGTTTCTGCTGCTCCGGGTCACGGCTTTGGGCAGCCTGGCCGCCCTCGACCCGCTTGCCGCCGGCGGGCTCTGGCTGGCGGCCAATATTGCCGGACGGTCCGGGGCGCTGTGGCTCGCCGTGGCGCTGCCGCCGGCGCGGGCGGATGGGGCCTCGGCCGCCGCCGGCGCCCTGCCCGCTTCCCGCTTCGCCATCGGCGCGGCGCTGGCCATGCTTCTCGTTCTCGCCATCGGCGCGCCGGCATCGAGTCTGTTGGGCGTCATGTCCGCCTTGCTGCTGGTGGCGCTGATCGTGCCCTTCTGGAGCGCCGTGTGCCGGCGGCTTGTCGGCGGGCAGACCGGCGACCTGATCGGGGCCGGCGGTGGACTGGGCGAAATAGCGGCGCTGGCCATGCTGCTAATCTTTGCCTGA
- a CDS encoding GntR family transcriptional regulator, which produces MDKTSTLVDLLIERIDTGLYPLGEAVPSERQLVEELGLSRTTVRRAIDDLVHKGRLQRQPGRGTFVSGPRLAGIRDIQVQNVVAVLVPTFSNPYYGEMVNGIEKEARRLGLRLMVSQSDYSVDTEARVLEQSASDPTICGALVVPDSTERGSSGMQKFLHGGKPAVYIGRWPKDVACDGVRIDYRMAAQQAVEHLIEFGHQRIAYIEGLPILPGFSPVDGYHDVLRARRLPIKPELVRIYDQPSEATGRQAVLDLVAEGVEFSAVFARNDITAMGVLQGLRDAGLRTPQDVSVISIANSLWARSMDPPLTSVNSHPFSVGQVALRLLKDRLDNAYEGPPIKAVLDPDLIIRASTARR; this is translated from the coding sequence ATGGATAAGACCAGTACTTTAGTTGATCTTCTGATCGAGCGCATCGATACGGGGCTCTATCCGCTTGGAGAGGCGGTTCCCTCGGAGCGGCAGCTTGTCGAGGAGCTGGGCCTGTCCCGAACCACTGTCCGGCGGGCCATCGATGATCTGGTCCATAAGGGGCGGCTTCAACGACAACCGGGCCGCGGCACGTTCGTGTCGGGCCCCAGGCTTGCCGGTATCAGGGATATCCAGGTTCAGAACGTTGTCGCGGTCCTGGTTCCGACCTTCTCGAACCCCTATTACGGCGAGATGGTGAATGGCATTGAGAAGGAAGCGCGGCGGCTCGGTCTGCGCCTCATGGTGAGCCAGTCCGACTATTCGGTCGACACTGAAGCGCGGGTGCTGGAGCAGTCGGCGTCCGATCCGACCATATGCGGCGCGCTGGTCGTTCCCGATTCCACCGAGAGAGGCTCCAGCGGCATGCAAAAATTCCTGCATGGCGGCAAGCCGGCGGTTTATATCGGTCGCTGGCCGAAAGACGTGGCTTGCGATGGCGTGCGGATCGACTATCGCATGGCGGCGCAGCAGGCAGTCGAGCACCTCATCGAATTCGGGCACCAGCGCATAGCCTATATCGAGGGTTTGCCGATCTTGCCGGGCTTCTCCCCGGTGGATGGCTATCATGACGTGCTGCGCGCCCGCAGGCTGCCCATCAAGCCCGAACTTGTGCGCATTTATGATCAGCCTTCCGAGGCAACGGGGCGCCAAGCGGTTCTGGACCTTGTTGCGGAGGGCGTAGAGTTTTCGGCGGTTTTCGCGCGCAATGACATCACCGCGATGGGCGTGTTGCAGGGCTTGCGTGATGCCGGCCTGCGTACGCCACAGGATGTCTCGGTGATCTCCATCGCCAATAGTCTGTGGGCGCGATCCATGGATCCACCGCTGACCAGCGTCAACTCACACCCGTTCTCGGTTGGCCAGGTCGCCCTCCGCTTGTTGAAGGACCGGTTGGACAATGCCTATGAAGGCCCGCCGATCA
- a CDS encoding carbohydrate ABC transporter permease encodes MNPSYGQKIVSGFWFVLTLVFAAIVFFPYYWMFVSSVETESMFSWPPHLVPSGFTLESYWTIFEERAIGRWFINTVIVAGSTSLFSTIIAINAAYALSRFKTKTTSVFTILILFSQLLPAALIVVPLFVIFQQLGLYNSLFGLAIADTAFILPVAIWLLKGFFDQIPVEIEQQAMIDGCTQLGAFYRVVLPLALPGLVVVVAMSFISGWDEFFLARTLIASQDNWVLSVGLTSFRGEYTLDWSQMMAAAVIFTVPALIFFLFVQRYLVAGLSAGAVKG; translated from the coding sequence ATGAACCCCTCTTACGGACAAAAGATCGTCAGCGGTTTCTGGTTCGTCCTGACCTTGGTTTTCGCCGCGATCGTGTTCTTCCCCTATTACTGGATGTTTGTCTCTTCGGTGGAAACGGAGAGCATGTTCTCCTGGCCGCCACATCTCGTTCCCAGCGGCTTCACGCTCGAATCCTATTGGACGATCTTCGAGGAACGCGCCATCGGCCGGTGGTTCATCAACACCGTCATCGTGGCAGGCAGCACCTCGCTTTTCTCCACCATCATCGCCATCAACGCCGCCTATGCGCTATCGCGTTTCAAGACCAAGACGACTTCGGTCTTCACGATCCTGATCCTGTTCTCCCAATTGCTGCCGGCCGCGCTGATCGTCGTGCCTCTGTTTGTCATCTTCCAGCAGCTCGGGCTTTATAACAGTCTTTTCGGGCTCGCGATCGCCGATACCGCCTTCATCCTCCCGGTCGCCATCTGGCTGCTCAAGGGCTTCTTTGATCAGATTCCGGTGGAGATCGAGCAGCAGGCCATGATCGATGGCTGCACCCAGCTTGGCGCATTTTATCGGGTCGTCCTGCCCTTGGCGCTTCCGGGGCTTGTAGTGGTGGTGGCGATGTCCTTCATTTCCGGCTGGGACGAATTCTTCCTCGCCCGCACCCTGATCGCTTCGCAGGACAATTGGGTGCTGTCCGTGGGGCTGACCTCGTTCCGCGGGGAATACACGCTGGATTGGAGCCAGATGATGGCTGCTGCCGTGATCTTCACCGTTCCCGCGCTCATCTTCTTCCTGTTCGTACAGCGCTACCTGGTGGCCGGCCTTTCCGCCGGTGCCGTCAAAGGCTGA
- the ugpC gene encoding sn-glycerol-3-phosphate ABC transporter ATP-binding protein UgpC, which produces MAELSIKALKKSYGPTEIISNISLDIVDGEFVALVGPSGCGKSTLLRMIAGLETISGGEIAIGEKVVNDVPPKDRDIAMVFQNYALYPNKTVADNIAFPLYMARVPKAERDRKVAEVMSSLDLEALAKRYPKQLSGGQRQRVAMGRAIVRNPQVFLFDEPLSNLDAKLRVSMRAEIKELHQRLKVTTVYVTHDQVEAMTMADQIVVMRAGNVEQVGAPLDLYDRPANKFVAGFIGSPSMNFFDGRIIEREGVLSFTTMAGLSIPIAPEHRQHAADAASLGIRPEHIRLDGVETMGAVPVDIAVIEPTGNEATFILRSGGEQLVVVQTGRHGYRPGETVWIKMAPDMLHFFDRNGRALQR; this is translated from the coding sequence GTGGCAGAACTCAGCATCAAGGCCCTGAAAAAGAGCTATGGTCCGACCGAGATCATCTCCAACATCTCGCTGGATATCGTGGACGGCGAATTCGTCGCCTTGGTCGGACCTTCGGGATGCGGCAAGTCGACCTTGTTGCGCATGATTGCGGGACTGGAAACGATCAGCGGCGGCGAAATCGCCATCGGCGAAAAAGTGGTGAATGACGTTCCTCCCAAGGACCGTGACATCGCCATGGTGTTCCAGAACTACGCGCTCTATCCCAACAAGACGGTCGCGGACAATATCGCCTTCCCACTTTACATGGCGCGCGTTCCCAAGGCGGAGCGCGACCGCAAGGTGGCGGAGGTGATGAGCTCCCTCGATCTTGAGGCGCTGGCCAAACGCTATCCGAAACAACTTTCCGGCGGTCAGCGCCAGCGCGTGGCCATGGGACGCGCCATCGTGCGCAATCCCCAGGTTTTCCTTTTCGACGAACCCCTGTCCAATCTCGACGCCAAGCTCAGGGTCTCGATGCGCGCCGAAATCAAGGAACTGCATCAGCGGCTCAAGGTAACAACGGTCTATGTCACCCACGATCAGGTCGAAGCCATGACAATGGCCGACCAGATCGTGGTGATGCGCGCCGGCAATGTGGAGCAGGTCGGCGCTCCTCTCGACCTTTACGATCGTCCGGCAAACAAGTTCGTCGCCGGGTTTATCGGCTCGCCGTCGATGAACTTCTTCGATGGCCGGATCATTGAGCGGGAGGGCGTCCTGTCGTTTACGACAATGGCCGGTCTGTCGATCCCCATCGCCCCCGAACATCGCCAGCATGCCGCCGATGCCGCCAGCCTCGGCATTCGTCCCGAGCATATCCGTCTCGACGGCGTCGAAACCATGGGGGCGGTTCCGGTCGACATCGCGGTGATCGAACCGACCGGCAATGAAGCAACCTTCATTCTTCGATCCGGCGGCGAGCAGTTGGTCGTCGTCCAGACCGGAAGGCACGGCTATCGTCCCGGAGAAACCGTCTGGATCAAAATGGCCCCGGATATGCTGCATTTCTTTGACCGCAACGGACGCGCGCTTCAGCGATGA